A region of Chiloscyllium plagiosum isolate BGI_BamShark_2017 chromosome 37, ASM401019v2, whole genome shotgun sequence DNA encodes the following proteins:
- the LOC122541526 gene encoding death domain-associated protein 6-like — protein sequence MGEPQTTHGTPRNRGTPEIHRADSQLPPFVRVRERGGFTYLQELEFVEFCGTLTEETPEVINFLQRKYSKAFPDYLASTEFRNVLGRCLTRVQGKKSKVFVYINELCTALKANSQKTKQALASRENSKKAVSEPGSPSAQDGKEPGMCPAQSNDQSADPASMSVSQSDPATKKRTGSGSRRQIRYLENLLKVYADEIKRLQEKELDLKELEDEDSSYIQEHRLKKKMVKIFEKLCELKNCSSLTGRVIEQRIAFTGTRYPEINRKIERFINKEDHFPDYQDVRNIIQKVSIKHSLGLRQRQIQSMAQDVFREVGNRLQERRHLDLVYNFGSHLTDDYKPGFLPFLGGLLRPFNCVSDEKAEGSDAEEEEGEEEDQGSVESAQSSEDEDSEEDAESAEGPRVDEGVGLEPVEAEASSKSELSSTCPTAKSECAAESGSTTREDVSGDGVPVEDGVGSSVGGGAATLAVTLGDGAVEEGVGSSSENGTALAAEEGLASAVAETGSQSDAQGSPACPAEEGSGSSEASPLPADWEAAEPDLGGQTQQHPKRKRADSSGQKLEASMVKLSPKTSPWVAEQTITNNVPAHDKGSAEASPCYEPKSSTLEVETTLDGRPPVTKGKLDILGSDEHGPDVCLTAVNGQKQESVDLDTPPVPKRMKRAPDTETQSVDVIELMESDEGLEESLMDCAESAVPVKSLLPAVDSTRADSPLVSVVTSSQPSPVRHTRVKVNVATQCDPEEIIVLSDSD from the exons TTTGTGGAGTTCTGTGGGACTTTAACAGAAGAGACCCCGGAAGTGATCAATTTCCTACAGAGAAAGTACAGCAAGGCCTTTCCAGATTATCTGGCCTCCACGGAGTTCCGCAACGTGCTGGGCCGTTGTCTCACCCGGGTTCAGGGCAAGAAAAGCAAAGTGTTTGTTTACATCAATGAGCTCTGTACGGCTCTGAAAGCCAACTCTCAAAAAACCAAACAGGCCTTGGCCAGCAGGGAGAACTCCAAGAAGGCAGTGTCTGAGCCAGGCAGTCCGTCAGCCCAGGATGGTAAAGAGCCGGGCATGTGTCCGGCTCAGAGTAACGACCAGTCAGCAGATCCAGCCTCAATGTCAGTGTCTCAGTCTGACCCAGCCACGAAGAAGCGGACAGGCAGTGGATCCCGGCGTCAGATCCGCTACTTGGAGAACCTCCTGAAGGTCTACGCTGACGAGATCAAGCGCCTGCAGGAGAAGGAGCTGGACCTGAAGGAGCTGGAGGACGAGGACTCCTCATACATCCAGGAGCACCGGCTGAAGAAGAAGATGGTGAAGATCTTTGAGAAGCTGTGCGAGCTGAAGAACTGCTCGAGCCTGACGGGCCGGGTCATCGAGCAGCGCATTGCTTTCACTGGCACCCGGTACCCCGAGATCAACCGCAAGATCGAGAGGTTCATCAACAAGGAGGATCACTTCCCCGATTACCAGGATGTCCGTAACATCATTCAGAAAGTCAGCATCAAGCACTCACTGGGCCTCAGGCAGAGGCAGATCCAGAGTATGGCACAGGACGTGTTCCGAGAGGTGGGCAACCGTCTCCAGGAGCGGCGCCACCTTGACCTGGTGTACAACTTTGGCAGCCACCTCACCGACGATTATAAACCAG GGTTCCTGCCTTTCCTCGGGGGACTACTTAGACCATTCAATTGTGTTTCAGATGAGAAAGCAGAAGGCAGTGAtgctgaggaggaggagggagaggaggaggaccAGGGCTCGGTTGAATCGGCCCAGTCTTCGGAAGAcgaggacagtgaagaggatgcagagtcTGCAGAAGGACCCCGTGTGGATGAAGGGGTGGGATTGGAGCCTGTGGAGGCCGAGGCTAGCTCCAAGAGTGAGCTCAGCTCCACATGCCCGACTGCCAAGTCTGAGTGCGCTGCCGAGAGTGGGAGCACCACGCGAGAGGACGTCAGCGGTGATGGTGTCCCTGTGGAGGACGGAGTGGGCTCGAGTGTTGGGGGTGGAGCTGCTACACTTGCCGTCACTCTGGGGGACGGGGCGGTGGAAGAAGGGGTAGGTTCCAGTAGCGAGAACGGGACTGCCCTGGCTGCGGAGGAAGGGTTGGCGTCTGCCGTCGCTGAGACGGGGAGCCAGTCTGATGCACAAGGCAGCCCTGCATGCCCAGCTGAGGAAGGAAGCGGGAGCTCAGAGGCAAGTCCCCTGCCCGCTGATTGGGAGGCAGCAGAGCCTGACCTCGGAGGCCAAACCCAACAGCATCCAAAGAGGAAACGCGCTGACTCCAGTGGGCAGAAACTGGAAGCGTCCATGGTCAAACTGAGCCCCAAAACCAGCCCCTGGGTGGCTGAGCAAACCATAACAAACAATGTGCCTGCACACGACAAGGGCAGTGCAGAAGCTTCCCCGTGTTATGAGCCAAAATCTTCGACCCTGGAGGTTGAGACCACCCTGGATGGTAGGCCTCCTGTCACAAAAGGGAAGTTGGACATTCTGGGAAGTGATGAGCACGGTCCAGATGTCTGTTTAACTGCAGTCAATGGACAAAAGCAAGAGTCTGTCGATCTAGACACACCACCAGTTCCAAAAAGAATGAAGCGAGCCCCGGACACGGAGACGCA AAGTGTGGATGTCATCGAGTTGATGGAGTCTGATGAAGGGCTGGAGGAGTCACTGATGGACTGTGCCGAGTCTGCCGTGCCTGTCAAATCTCTGCTGCCTGCTGTTGATTCAACCCGTGCAGATTCCCCCCTGGTCAGTGTGGTCACCAGCTCACAGCCCAGCCCTGTGAGACACACACGGGTAAAG GTGAATGTGGCCACGCAGTGTGACCCGGAAGAAATTATTGTTCTCTCAGACTCTGACTGA